TTCGCCGCCTCGCGCGGGAGGGTCGGCGGCAGCGCCCTGGAGGAGTCGCTGCCCAGGCTGCACTCGCTGCGGGTGCTCAGCTGGGACCGGGGCGACTGCGTGGCCATCGCGCCGCAGGCCGTGCGCGCGGTGCTGGCGGCGGCCCGACGCCGGGGCGGCACGGTCGTCGTCGACCTCCCGCGCCGCATCGACGACGGTGTCGCCGAGATCCTCGCCCAGCTCGACCTCGGGCTTCTCGTGGTCCCCGCCGAACTGCGCGCCGTCGCGGCGGGCAAGCGCGTGGCCTCCGCCGTCGGCATGGTGCTGCGCGACCTGCGGGTGGCGGTGCGCGGCCCCTACGCGCCCGGACTCGACGACAGCGAAGTGGCCCGACTGCTGGGCCTGCCGTTGGCCGGCGAGGTGCCTGTCGAGTCGGCGCTGCTGCGTCCGGACGGCGGCAAGGCGCCGCCGGGCGCGACCGTGCGCGGGCCGCTCGCCCGCTTCTGCAAGGAGTTCTGGGAGCGCGCGCTCACCGAGGGGGGTGGCTCATGAGCACGCCGCCAGGGCTCGAGCGGGTGAGAGGGACCGGGACGCTGCTGGACGGCGTACGGCAGTGGCTTGCCGACAGCGGCGCCGAACCGACGCCCGCGCGTGTGGCGCAGGCACTGCGCGAACAGGGGCGGGTCCTCGGGGATGCGGAGGTCCTCGGCGCGGCCGAGCAACTGCGGTCCGAGCTGATCGGAAGCGGGCCTCTGGAGCCACTGCTCACCGACCCCGGGGTGACCGACGTACTGGTGTCCGCTCCGGACCGGGTCTGGGTCGACCGGGGCGGCGGTCTGGAGCTGACCGGTGTCTCCTTCCCGGACGCGGCGGCCGTACGGCGCCTCGCGCAGCGTCTGGCCGCCGTGGCCGGGCGGCGCTTGGACGACGCCCGGCCCTGGGCCGACGCCCGGCTGCCCGACGGGACGCGACTGCACGCGGTGCTGCCCCCGGTCGCCGTCGGCTGCACCTGTCTGTCGCTGCGCGTCGTACGGCCACGGGCGTTCACGCTCGGCGAGCTGGTGGCCGCGGGCACGGTGCCGCCGGGCGGGGACAGGGTGCTGCGGGATCTGGTGCGGGCGCGGCTGTCCTTCCTGGTCAGCGGCGGCACCGGCAGCGGCAAGACGACCCTGCTGAGCGCGCTGCTGGGCCAGGTCGGGCCGGGGGAACGGATCGTGCTCGCCGAGGACTCGGCGGAGCTGCGACCGGATCACCCGCACGTCGTCCGCCTGGAGACCAGACCCGCAAACCAGGAGGGAGCCGGGCTCGTCACGCTCGAGGACCTGGTGCGGCAGGCCCTGCGGATGCGGCCCGACCGGATGGTCGTGGGGGAGGTGCGCGGGCCGGAGGTCGTCCATCTGCTGGCCGCGCTCAACACGGGCCACGAGGGCTGCGGGACCGTCCACGCCAATGCCGCCGCGGACGTCCCCGCCCGGCTCGAGGCGCTCGGTACGGCGGCCGGGCTCGACCGGACCGCGCTGCACAGCCAGTTGGCGGCGGCCCTGTCGGTGGTCCTGCACCTCGTACGCGACCCGGCCGGGCGGCGGCGGATCGCCGAGGTGCACGTGCTGGAGCGGGACCCCTCCGGGCTGGTGCGGACCGTGCCGGCACTGCGGTGGCGGGCGGACGCCTTCGCCCACGAGCGGGGATGGGAGCGGCTGCGGGAGCTGCTGCGTGGCGAGGAGAACGAAGGGACGGGCGGGCGTGATGAGTGAGATGCCGATGGCCGCGGCCGTGGCCTGTGCCGGAGCGGCGGCCTGGTTGCTGGGCGGACCGTACTCAGGGGCCAGGCGGGCGCAGTTGCTCCTGGCCGGAGGTGGTGTGGTCGGCAGCGGCCCCCCGCCGTGGCGGCAGCTCACCGGCGAGCTCCGGAGGCTCCGGGGACGGTGGCGACCCGAATGGTGGGCGCCCGTCGCCGGACTGCTCCTGGCGCTGCTGGGCGGTTCGGTGCTGCCGGTCGTCGCGGGGGCGGCCGGGGTGCCCCTGCTGCGCCGGGCGCGGCGAGCCGCCGAGAGCCGGCGGGCGGGGGAGCGCCGAGGGGACGCGGTGATCGCCCTGTGTGCGGCGCTGGCCGGGGAGGTGCTCGCCGGCCGACAGCCAGGGGAGGCGCTGCGGCGGGCCGCGCAGGACTCCGGAGGGCTGGGAGCGGCGCAGCCCGCGGTGTTGGCGGCGGCACGGTTCGGCGGGGACGTGCCCAAGGCTCTCGCGGCCGCTGCCCGGCAACCGGGTGCCGACGGCCTGCTGGGACTCGCCGCGTGCTGGCGGGTGGCCGTGGACCAGGGCGCCGGTCTCGCTGTCGGACTCGACCGGCTGGAGGCGGCGTTACGTGCGGAGCGGGATCAACGCGCGGACCTGCGCGCTCAGTTGGCCGGACCGCGCGCCACGGTGGTGATGCTCGTCGGCCTGCCGGTCCTGGGCCTCGTGCTGGGCGCCGCGCTCGGAGCGGACCCGCTGCACGTCCTGCTGCACACCGGAGCGGGGCTGGGCTGCCTGCTCGTCGGCGGTGTGCTGGAGGGCGTGGGGATGTGGTGGGCGCTGCGGATCGTCCGCCACGCGGAAGCGAAGTGAGGTGACGAGAAGGAGGTGGGTGATGTGGACGGAGGAGGCATGAGCGTGGAAGTTGTCCACAGGCTGGGGGCGGCTGTGGGGATCGTGGTGGCCCTCTGGTGGCTGATGTGGTGGTGGGAGACCGCGCGGCGCCGACGCAGGGCACGGCGGCGCCTGGCCGAACTGCACGCCTCGGGTCCGGCGGCGACCGTGCGAGGAGCCGGGCTGCGGAAGGCCGTACGACGGTGGCTTCCCGACGCATTGGTGGTCGGTGCCGGATGGGTGGTGGTCGGTGGCGTCGCGGGTCTCGTACTGGGGCTGATCGGCGCGGTGGGGCTGGGGCGGTGGCGCCGTCGGCAACAGGCGGCGGGTGTGGTGAGCGAGGTCGACGCCCAGCTTGCCGCACGCCAACTCCCGCTCGCCGCCGACCTGCTGGCCGCGTGCATCGCGGCCGGTGCCGGCCCGGTGATAGCGGCGCAGGCCGTGGGGGAGGCGCTGGGCGGTCCCGTGGGGGAAGGGTTGACGCGTGGTGCCGCCGAGGTGCGGCTGGGCGGCGAACCGGCCACCGCCTGGCGGAGGTTGGCCTTGACACCGGGTGCCGCGGCGCTGGCCCGCCTGCTGGAGCGGGCCGACGTCTCGGGACTGCCCGCGGCCGGACCGGTCGCCCGGCTCGCCGCCGATACCCGAGCCGACTGGGCGCGCGCCGCGACGGCCCGGGCCCGGCGGGCGGCCGTCATGGTCACCGTGCCGGTGGGGCTGTGCTTCCTGCCCGCCTTCATCGCGGTCGGTGTGCTGCCCATCGTCATCGGGCTCGCGGGCGGGGTGCTGGGAGGGGGTGGTCGATGACGGCATGGACAACGTGAACGCCTAGAGCCGAGAAGCGACGGCGCGGGGGCGGTTGAAGAGCGGGCCCGTCGACCAGCGGGCGGCCGAGCGGCCGGGCGGCGAACGGTCGCAAGCGAAGTAGCCGAACCAGAGCAGAGATCAACGCAACGGAACCTCACGGGGGTTGAGATGTACAAGGCGGTATGGGCGCGGCTGAGCGCCCTGGTGTGCAGGGTGCGTGCGGCGCGCAGCGACGCGGGGATGGTGACGTCCGAGTACGCGATGGGGATCGTGGCGGCCGTGGGATTCGCGGTGCTCCTCTACCAGGTGGTGACGAGCGAGGTGGTCGCGGCTCAGCTGCAAGCCATCGTGAAGCGGGCGCTCAGTGCGGGGGCGTGAGCCCGGACGGGAGGCTCGGCGCGCGTGCCGGTGGGTGTGCGTCGGGGACCGGGGGTTCGTGACGGCGGAGTCGGCCGTGGTGTTGCCGGTGCTGGTGGTGTTCGCGACGGCGCTGGTGTGGGGGCTGCTGGTCATGGCGGCCCAGATCCAGTGCGTGGATGCGGCCAGGACCGGCGCCAGGGCGGCGGCCCGGCAGGATCCGGCCGACGCGGTCCTCGAGGTGACCCGCGCGACGGCGCCGCGCGGGGCCGAGGTGACGATCAGCAGGGAGGGCGACCAGGTCCGCGTCGTGGTCGTGGCCAAGCCACCGGCGCTGCGCGGCCTGCCCTTCGAGGTGCGGGAGGAGGCCGTGGCGGCGGCGGAGGAGGCAGTGGCGACGGTGAAGTCGGACGCGGGGACGGCGGAGGAAGCCGTGGGGACTGTGGAGGAAGCCGTGGGGACGGCTGAGAAGGTCAGAGGGGCGGCTGAGAAGGCCCGGGACGCGC
The sequence above is a segment of the Streptomyces asoensis genome. Coding sequences within it:
- a CDS encoding DUF4244 domain-containing protein → MYKAVWARLSALVCRVRAARSDAGMVTSEYAMGIVAAVGFAVLLYQVVTSEVVAAQLQAIVKRALSAGA
- a CDS encoding type II secretion system F family protein is translated as MSVEVVHRLGAAVGIVVALWWLMWWWETARRRRRARRRLAELHASGPAATVRGAGLRKAVRRWLPDALVVGAGWVVVGGVAGLVLGLIGAVGLGRWRRRQQAAGVVSEVDAQLAARQLPLAADLLAACIAAGAGPVIAAQAVGEALGGPVGEGLTRGAAEVRLGGEPATAWRRLALTPGAAALARLLERADVSGLPAAGPVARLAADTRADWARAATARARRAAVMVTVPVGLCFLPAFIAVGVLPIVIGLAGGVLGGGGR
- a CDS encoding TadA family conjugal transfer-associated ATPase — translated: MSTPPGLERVRGTGTLLDGVRQWLADSGAEPTPARVAQALREQGRVLGDAEVLGAAEQLRSELIGSGPLEPLLTDPGVTDVLVSAPDRVWVDRGGGLELTGVSFPDAAAVRRLAQRLAAVAGRRLDDARPWADARLPDGTRLHAVLPPVAVGCTCLSLRVVRPRAFTLGELVAAGTVPPGGDRVLRDLVRARLSFLVSGGTGSGKTTLLSALLGQVGPGERIVLAEDSAELRPDHPHVVRLETRPANQEGAGLVTLEDLVRQALRMRPDRMVVGEVRGPEVVHLLAALNTGHEGCGTVHANAAADVPARLEALGTAAGLDRTALHSQLAAALSVVLHLVRDPAGRRRIAEVHVLERDPSGLVRTVPALRWRADAFAHERGWERLRELLRGEENEGTGGRDE
- a CDS encoding type II secretion system F family protein codes for the protein MSEMPMAAAVACAGAAAWLLGGPYSGARRAQLLLAGGGVVGSGPPPWRQLTGELRRLRGRWRPEWWAPVAGLLLALLGGSVLPVVAGAAGVPLLRRARRAAESRRAGERRGDAVIALCAALAGEVLAGRQPGEALRRAAQDSGGLGAAQPAVLAAARFGGDVPKALAAAARQPGADGLLGLAACWRVAVDQGAGLAVGLDRLEAALRAERDQRADLRAQLAGPRATVVMLVGLPVLGLVLGAALGADPLHVLLHTGAGLGCLLVGGVLEGVGMWWALRIVRHAEAK